The DNA window GAACATATCTTAAAAGATATGGAAGAAGTTATGTCTAATAAGTATTAGAAATCTATGAAATATTAACTTACAATACAGGGTAGAAACGTTCACTATTATCAAAGGAGATATCATGGAAGAAACATTATTGCTGAAGGATTTGAACTGTGCAAACTGCGCAGCAAAAATTGAAGATCGTATCCGCAAAATGGATGGCATTGAATCTGCTAATTTTACTATTGCCACACATCAATTGAAATTGACTGGTGCATGGGAAGACCGCGAAGCTCTTAAACGCGACATTCAAGATATTTGCGACTCCATCGAAGAGGGCGTGACAGTAGCTGATTACGAGCGTAAATCTAAAGCGGCTATGGATGACCATGGTCATGACCACGATCATGGTAGTGAGGCTGTAACAATCGCCGTTATCGTAGCAGGCTTGTTATTCATGGCCTACGAAGCATTGACGACAGTTGTTCCGTCCATCGGTTTGCCAGAGTCTATCGAAACTCCAATTTACTATATTGCTTATATTTTGCTTGCATTCCCAGTATTGCGTATTGCAGGTCGCAATATCTTAAAAGGTCAAGTGTTCGACGAGAACTTCTTAATGTCTATCGCTACATTGGGTGCTATTGCAATCGACGCATTGCCTGAGGCTGTAGGCGTTATCTTGTTCTACCGTATCGGTGAGTTCTTTGAACATAAAGCTACAGATCGCAGCCGTACAGAAATCATGAATGCTGTCGATATGCGTCCTCAAGAGGTGCGCGTTGTAGATACATGCTGCGGCGGTGAAATCGTAGTTATGGCTCCTGAAAAGGTTGAAGTAGGCTGGACTATCGAAGTTCGTCCTGGCGATTTAATTCCTCTAGACGGTACTGTTCTTGAAGGCGAAACACGCGTTAATACAGCTCCTGTAACAGGTGAACCTGTACCTGTTCGTGCTGTACCTGGTACTCAACTTATGTCTGGTTGTATCAACGAATCTGGTCGTATTACGATGCGTGTAGATAAGGTTCTTGAAGAATCTATGGTTACAAAAATTCTTGATGCCGTTGAAAATGCAGCATCTTCTAAACCTAAAATCGACCGTTTCATTACCCGTTTCGCTCGCGTATACACACCAATCGTTGTAGCCCTTGCATTGGCTGTTGCCATCATCCCATCCCTTATTACAGGTGAATGGCATAAATGGATCTACACAGCCTTAACATTCCTCGTTATTTCTTGTCCATGTGCATTGGTGCTCAGTGTGCCACTCGCATTCTTCTCCGGTATCGGTAATGCATCTAAACACGGCATTTTGCTTAAAGGTGGTCGTGTTATCGAGGCGTTGGCTAATGTGAAAGCAGTAGCTCTTGATAAAACTGGTACTATTACATCTGGTGAGTTCAAAGTTCACAACGTAGAAACTGTAGGCTCCCATGTAAGTTCTGGTCAATTATTATCTATGGCTGCAGCAATTGAAGCTGTATCTACACATCCAATTGCAACAAGCATTGTTAGTGAAGCAGAAGATCAAGGCCTTGCAGTAGAACCTTCTGATTTCGTTCAAGAGTTAGCCGGTGAAGGTATGGTCGGTATGACTGATGGTCAACAAGTACTCGTTGGTAACCGTCGTCTTATGGAACGCTATAATGTTCAAGGCTATCCAACAGAAGCTGCTGAATATGGTACAGAAGTTCTCGTAGCAGAAGGTAATACATACCTTGGTCGCATCATCATCGCCGATGAAGCTCGTCCTGATTCCGCTGAAGCGATTGCTGATCTTAATGGTCAAGATATCAAAACTGTTATGCTTACCGGTGACGCTGAAGCAAGTGCTAATTACATCGCTAAAGAAACTGGTGTAAGTGCAGTACGTGCTCAATTGTTACCTCAAGATAAATTGTCCGTTGTACAAGATATTCGCTCCGAATATGGTCCTACTATGTTCGTAGGGGACGGAATCAACGATGCGCCAGTACTTGCAGGTGCTGATGTTGGTGGTGCTATGGGTAGCGGTGCTGATGCGGCTATTGAAGCGGCAGACGTTGTGTTCATGCGTCCTTCCTTAACTGCTATCGCACATATCCTTGACTTGTCCAAAGCGACATTGCGCGTAGCATGGCAAAACGTTGTATTTGCTATTGCCGTAAAAATCCTCATCATGCTTCTTGGCCTTATGGGCTACGCATCTATGTGGTGGGCAGTATTTGGTGATACTGGCGTATCCATCCTTTGTATCTTAAACTCTATTCGTATCTTGCGTCGCAATTAGTGAAAGTAGAGTTTATAGCGTTAGAGAGAATAAAAGAAATTACATTCTTCTAATCTGAATGATTAGAACTACTATAAATAACCTCTAGATTAGCAATGGGCTAATGTAGAGGTTATTTTTTTTAGATTACTATTTACCATACTTTTATTATATACATATGTACATTATAAATAGACATAAAGCTGTATATGTATGTACTAGATACACAAAACTTTCACAATTGAATTGAATAATAGCTATAAAATAGTATATAATTTATTAGATGATTACTATAAGTTCGTTGGAAGGAGGGATAGCATGATCACGGTGTACAAACACATAGAAGAAGAGTTAGTTTCAGACAGCACTGTATCAGATGCCACAAAAGGTTCTTGGGTAAATTTGGTGAACCCAGACCCCGATGAGTTATCCCTTATCAATATTTTGACGGAAATCCCAACGGACGTTCTCAAAACCGCTCTCGATATGGAAGAACGTTCTCACGTGGAGTTAGAGGATAATTACATCTTTATCGTTATTAACATTCCGGTTATCCGCGGTAACGATATGTATGATACAGTACCGCTTGGTATCTTCTTGACGCCAGACTTCTTCATTACCATCTGCTTAGAAGAGTCCGAAGTATTGTATCCATTCATTTCTAATCAGATTTCTACGTTCTATACATACAAAAAGACGCGTTTCTTGTTCCAAATCTTGTATCGCACAGCGACTATGTTCTTGCGTTACTTGCAACAAATCAACCGTCGTACCGACGATATTGAAATCCAATTGCGTCATACTACAAAGAATAAAGACTTTTTCCAATTATTGGAATTACAGAAATCCATGACATACTTTACATCTGCATTGCGCACAAATGGTACTGTTATGGAACGTCTATTGCGCTTGCGTGGTCATAGCTCCTATAGACACCTCCTCAAAATGTACGAAGAGGATGAGGACTTACTAGAGGACGTTATTATCGAAAATAAACAGGCCATCGAGATGGTTGAAATGTACTCCAATATCTTGATGAACATGATGAACG is part of the Veillonella sp. genome and encodes:
- a CDS encoding heavy metal translocating P-type ATPase → MEETLLLKDLNCANCAAKIEDRIRKMDGIESANFTIATHQLKLTGAWEDREALKRDIQDICDSIEEGVTVADYERKSKAAMDDHGHDHDHGSEAVTIAVIVAGLLFMAYEALTTVVPSIGLPESIETPIYYIAYILLAFPVLRIAGRNILKGQVFDENFLMSIATLGAIAIDALPEAVGVILFYRIGEFFEHKATDRSRTEIMNAVDMRPQEVRVVDTCCGGEIVVMAPEKVEVGWTIEVRPGDLIPLDGTVLEGETRVNTAPVTGEPVPVRAVPGTQLMSGCINESGRITMRVDKVLEESMVTKILDAVENAASSKPKIDRFITRFARVYTPIVVALALAVAIIPSLITGEWHKWIYTALTFLVISCPCALVLSVPLAFFSGIGNASKHGILLKGGRVIEALANVKAVALDKTGTITSGEFKVHNVETVGSHVSSGQLLSMAAAIEAVSTHPIATSIVSEAEDQGLAVEPSDFVQELAGEGMVGMTDGQQVLVGNRRLMERYNVQGYPTEAAEYGTEVLVAEGNTYLGRIIIADEARPDSAEAIADLNGQDIKTVMLTGDAEASANYIAKETGVSAVRAQLLPQDKLSVVQDIRSEYGPTMFVGDGINDAPVLAGADVGGAMGSGADAAIEAADVVFMRPSLTAIAHILDLSKATLRVAWQNVVFAIAVKILIMLLGLMGYASMWWAVFGDTGVSILCILNSIRILRRN
- a CDS encoding magnesium transporter CorA family protein; the encoded protein is MITVYKHIEEELVSDSTVSDATKGSWVNLVNPDPDELSLINILTEIPTDVLKTALDMEERSHVELEDNYIFIVINIPVIRGNDMYDTVPLGIFLTPDFFITICLEESEVLYPFISNQISTFYTYKKTRFLFQILYRTATMFLRYLQQINRRTDDIEIQLRHTTKNKDFFQLLELQKSMTYFTSALRTNGTVMERLLRLRGHSSYRHLLKMYEEDEDLLEDVIIENKQAIEMVEMYSNILMNMMNAFTSIISNNLNLVMKMLATLTIAMAVPTIVFSLWGTNVPLPFQEDPNGFYEVVGIALLCSIIAIIGMWKKDLF